The genomic interval CCCAGATCCTAACGGGTTTGGCGGACAAATTAAGATTTGGCGTGCGGGCTCAAATGAATGGTCAGATATTCCGCTCGCTTACGGATACACAGAGAACGCTCGTGGTGTCGGTGCAGCAGACATGGCCAAAGCAATTCAAACCGGTCGTAAGCATCGCGCTAATGGCGAGCTTGCTTATCATGTACTCGAAGCTATGCATGGCTTCCATGACGCGTCGGAACAAGGCGTACATTATGTTATGAAGAGCACTTGTGAGCGCCCAGCGCCATTGCCGCTTGGTTTGCAGCCTTTCTGCTTGGATTAATAAAGGTTGAAGAGCATTAACGGCTAGAATGTAAAGACATTAATAAACAACTTTAAAAAAGAGCTGTCCCAAAAGTAGATGTATCTACGATTGGAACAGCTCTTGCTTTTTTGATGAAACATAGTTCGGACGTTGTCCTCACTTTAACAATCTTATAGCTAACGAACCCAGCAGGTCTTATTCAAACTATTCGTAATGGATTTAAATTTTAACGAACTCCAGAATCGTTATTTTGAGAAAAATAGCTCGGAACACCATGTAAATCATGATATAACGTTTATCAGGTTCGTTAAAATGAAAGAAGAGTCGTTTTCTGCATAATAAGCATGATACGGTTCGTTAGAGAAATGATTAAGGTATTATGCAATGCCGGCGAGACCAATAATTGAATCCGCCGGGAATAGCCTTTGATGCGCTATTTTTTCATGCTCTCCAACATTTTGTCCAAAGTGAGCTATTGATCCATCGATCTGAATCCTTTTGAGACAGCTTCTTTCGAATGTTGGCTATTATTTTATCCAAGCGGCAACCTTGTCAGGATTTTGCTCAACCCATGCTTTGGCAGCTGCTTCTGGCGTCTCGCCTTCTTGGATTTTGATCATAACGGAAGCCATATCATCTGGCGTCCAATTAAACTGATCGAGGAATGCATAAGCTTCAGGCAGATCATCCTTTAGTCCTTGACGGGCGATTGTATGAATTTGTTCATCTCCGCCATATACATTTTTAGGATCTGCCAAATATTTCAGCTCCATCTTGGCGAACATCCAGTGCGGTGTCCAGCCTGTCACAACAATCGGCTCTTTGTTAGCATAAGCCTTCTCAAGCTGCTGAGTCATCGCTGCGGAGGAACTCTCAAGCAGCTTCCATTTATCTCGCAGATTATATTGATCTAATACTTTCTCTGTCGACATCATGAGACCAGCACCCGGCTCAATACCGATAATCGTATGATCTACTTCAGCGCCAACGGCATCGTTAAGCTCGTCAATGCTGTTAACATCCATATATTTAGGAACGACTAGACCAATTTTTGTTCCTTCCAGATTTGGTCCTAGATCATCAAATTTACCTTTATATTTTTCGATGTACGATGCATGTGTTGTAGGAAGCCATGCAGCTACCATCGCATCTGCACTGCCGTCAGAAATACCAGCCCACATAGGCCCTGCATCAACTTGCATCATATCAACTTTGTAATTGAGCTTCTGCTCAAGTACTTCCTTCACAACATACGTGCTCGCTATCTCAGAATCCCAAGCCACGTAAGCAAGCGTTACTTTTTTCTTTGCGCCTTCATTGTTCGAAGAGCATCCAGCGACTAAAGCCATGGTCATAACAGCAGCAACAATTACACTCATTTTATTAAATTTCAAAAAATCACTCCTTAAAGTTTGCGCAGCAAACTAACATCGAAAGCATACGCTTTAATTTTGCGCAGCAAAATACTTCGTAAGCATACGCTTAAAGTTTGCGCAGCAAACTAACATCGAAAGCATACGCTTTAATCTTGCGCAGCAAACTAGCATTGAGCATGCGCTTAACGTTTATAAATTAGTTTAAGTGGTTTTGCTTTTACGAATAATTTGTTGGGTCAGTCGGTCTAAAATAATGGCTAATATAACAATAGCAAGACCAGCTTCAAACCCAACGCCGGTATTTCCTTGCGTCACTGCACGATATACATAAGCACCTACACCTTGTGCACCAATCATGGATGCAATGACGACCATCGATAGTGACAACATAATGGTCTGGTTAATGCCGGCCATAATGGTTGGCATGGCAATAGGAAGCTGCAGCTTGAACAATTTTTGCGTTGGCGTAGATCCGAAGGCATCTGCTGCTTCTACTAATTCGGCAGGGACTTGGCGAATGCCAAGATTCGTTAATCGTATCGTTGGCGGGATTGCAAAAATAATCGAAGAGATCACGCCAGGAACAACACCCAAGGAGAAGAACGTTACAGCTGGAAGCAAATAAACGAAGGCTGGCATCGTCTGCATAAGATCAAGCAGTGGTGTAATGATTTTTTGGAAATTGGTGTAGCGAGCACACAAAATTCCAATAGGAACACCAATCAGCACGGATATGAAAGCTGCAGTCAAAACGAGCGCTAGTGTCTGCATCGTTTGGCTCCATAAGCCGAGATTTTCTATGATTAACAATCCGATAAGTGTGAATATTCCCATTTTCCACTTGCCGATAAGCCAAGCCAAAATAGTGAATATCAAAATAAGCACTAGCGCTGGAAACCAATTGAGAGCGACATCCAAGCCATTTACAGTTTCGCCGACAACTGTGCGTATTAATTTGAAAAAAGGGTCGAAATGAGCTTCAAACCAAGCTTCCAGCCATTCGATCCAGTCAGCTAATGGAATTTTAGGTAGATTCAATACGTTCACCAGCCTCTAATACGGAATTTCCAGCTAATGCGGCTAGAACCGCGCCCTTGATGACGATGCCTTTAAGGCGCCCGTTTGCATCAATAATGGAAATGGGGAATTTCGAATTACTCATTAATTCAAACAACTCATTAAGCAGCGTATCCGGCTGTGCGAATGGTGCATCTCGCTCCATTGCATCTTCAAGCTTTTGGCCGTTTTTAATTGCATTCGCTGCTTCTTCTGCCGTTATAACGCCAAGCAGGCGCATACCTTTGTCGACAACGTAAAGGCTCGATACTCCGCGGTCACGCATAAATTGCAAAGCAACACGCGGACCTTTCTCGATCGTTATCGTTTCAGGCTTAATCATGACATGTGATGCTGTAAATACTTTGGATAAATCAACGTCCTCGACGAAACGCTCAACATATTTGTTCGCTGGCTGCATCAATATTTCTTCAGGTGATCCAATTTGGACGATGCTTCCGTCCTTCATCAAAGCGATTTGATCACCGATCCGCAGTGCTTCGTTTAAGTCATGGGTAATGAAAACAATTGTTTTCTTCATTTTGGATTGAAGCTCAAGCAGTTCATCCTGCATATCCTTCCGAATTAAAGGATCGAGTGCGCCAAAGGCTTCATCCATAAGCAGAACATCCGGATCGTTAGCAAGTCCTCTTGCGAGCCCAACGCGCTGCTGCATACCGCCGCTTAATTGGTCAGGATAGCTGTCTGCCCATCCTTTCAATCCAACAAGCTCTAGCGAATGCATCGCCATTTCTCTGCGTTTTTTCTTATCGATGCCCTGAACCTCTAGTCCGTATTCAATGTTTTGAATAACGGTGCGATGCGGAAACAGTGCGAACTTCTGAAATACCATACCAACATTTTTTCTTCTAAATTGCCGCAGTTGCTCTGGTGACATCTTAAGCACATCTGTCCCGTTAAACAGGACTTGACCTAAAGTAGGTTCAATTAATCGATTGAGAAGACGTACAAGTGTCGACTTGCCGCTACCGGACAAGCCCATAATAACAAATATTTGTCCCTCTTCAATCGAGAAATTTGCTTGGTTCACCCCAACCGTAAGCTTTGTTTCTGCAAAAATTTTCTCTTTAGACCATCCTTTATCCAGCAGCGGGATCGCCTTTTTCGGATCTGTTCCGAAAATTTTGGTCAGCCTCTTGGCTTCTATAATCGCCATGTTGTGCCCCCTTTGGAATATTTCGACTCCCATAAGTTTAGTTGGTTATGTTTGTTATGGTCAAAAGGCGTGAGACTCTGTATACTACGTACAGTTATAACTTTACGAACTTTACATACTGTATACTCTGGATAACTCCCTTTTTCGTATCAAACGTGTTCTTTACATATGGATGGTCATTTGATTACAATAATTGATGTAAGAATGATAGGGGGAAAGACACTCCTCAGGAGGAACGACATGAATGAGCTTGCAGCATTAACAGATGAGCAGCTAACCAAGCTGCATAAAGCAAGGCGCCGCGTCATTGAATCAATTGGTGAAAACATGGATTTGTATGGCATTACGTTATCCATTGGTCATTTGTACGGCAATATGTACTTTAATCGTGAGCCAGTTACACTTGATGAGATGAGCCAGACGATGGGCATGAGCAAGACATCAATGAGTACTGGCATGCGTACGCTGCATGATCTGAAGATGATAAATAAAGTATGGGGTAAAGGCTCAAGAAAAGACTTATATGAAGTAGAGCCGAACTGGCATCAAAACTTTACGGACTACTTCTCCATTAAATGGAGAAAAGCTGTCGAGCAAAATATGAGTGCCCTAAACCGATCAATGAAGGAAATCGATGCTCTAAAGCTTCAATACGAAAGCGAACAAGCTTTCCTTGATGTGCTTGATAATGATACACAAAAGATTGATGAGGCTTTAAAATATTACAAATGGCTGGATCGTTTAATCGATTCTTTTGAAAATGGAGATATTTACAAGCTAATACCTCTTGAAGAATAAAATGAGAAACGAAAGGCAACGCTTCTTGCCTTTATTATGCTTCAAAGCCGCGAGGAATTATTCTTGCGGTTTTTTTGCTTGTTTCGAGCATAATATAGAAGCTTTGGAACTGTATAAAAGAGGAATTAATGTATTTTTTACAAATATCAAGGTTCTAACTCCTAGGTATGTTTTTCTAAGTAAAATATGGTAAAATCATTACAATCATTTTAGAGCGGGGGATGTATATATCGATGGATAATCGCTTAAGAGCTAGCACTGAGCCTATGATTATTACGAACGGAAAGATCGTTTTGCCTGGCCAAATGGCTGACGGGGCAATTGCTATTATCGATGGGCGAATAACTGCTGTGCTGCACGATGAATTGGCAATCAGCAATTGGATAAAGCTGCACCCCCAGTCTATAAACATAGATGCGAAGCAGCAATACATACTTCCAGGTCTCATTGACATTCATTGCGATGCGATTGAGAAAGAAGTGCAGCCGCGTCCCAATACATTGTTTCCTTTGGATATGGCATTGCTAGAGTTTGAACGGAAGCTGCCGGTGCATGGCATAACTACGATGTATCATTCATTATCACTTGGCGTAGGGCTTAGTTTACGAGGAGATCATTTGCTAACGGGGATGATTGAGCATATTAACAGCTACCGCAATAAACGATCGATGATTCGCAATCGTATACATTTGCGCTTTGAGGTATCACATTTGGCAGGTATGCCCATTATTGAAAGGTTTTTGAATGAGAAAGCGATTGATTATTTATCGTTTATGGATCATTCACCCGGGCAAGGCCAATATCGTGAGCCCGGCTCATTTGAGCGTTATGTAATGAAGAATCAGGGTGTAGGCGTTGTAGAGGTACGTGCAATTGTTGATAATCTCATTCAGCAAAGGCAACTGGTAAATGGTGATCATTTGAAGAATCTGAGCAAACTTGCAGCTGAAGCTGGCATAGCTGTTGCCTCACATGACGATGATTCGGTGGAGAAGGTAGATGAGTCGCTTGATTTTGGGGTTTCTGTCTGTGAGTTTCCAATTAATATGGTTACGGCAAAATATGCTTCTAAGCGAGGGCTTCATGTTTGTGTAGGTGCTCCTAATGTTGTTAGAGGCGCGTCTCATGACAACAATTTAAAGGCGGTCGACGCAATTGCTGCTGGTGCTGCCCATATTTTATGCTCAGACTATCATCCATCTTCTATGCTGGCAGCTGTGTTTAAGCTTGCAGATGAAGGGATTGCCGCTTTGCCAGCAGCGGTACGGATGGTCTCATTACATCCAGCGCAGGCATTGGGCGTGGATGGTGACATTGGTTCCATAGAGCTTGGCAAAGCAGCGGATTTAATTATTGTGGATCGTTATGATGGCCTGCCTTGGGTAACAGCTACCATTATCGGAGGCCAAATTGTTTATTCTGCAGCTGTGCGTTACTGAGACGGATTAGCATGCTCAGAATGATGAAGATGCCTATATAAGGAATCAACCATTCGCTCTTGCTCTAGCTCAGTGGATTGCTGCCAGATCATCTCAAACAGTACGCCTAGCCCCGGCAAAGCACGCTCATCCGCGCCAATTGAGTCTTCAATTACTTCCGATAGATCTTTCGCAGAGTTATCCTGCACACGCATAACGATTGCTTGACGCAGATCAATTTCTTTCAAACTAAACAGCCTCCTGCCCATTGGGATTTACTTATTTACTATGTCCAGTGCATGCTTCTTTCATCCGAATGAGCAAGCTATGGTATACTGTCTAAATAACTGCAGCAATCATCCGCGTAAGGAGGATTATGTATCGATGGCAAAGAAGCAATACGCAGTAATTGGAATGGGGCGTTTTGGCTCCAGCATTGCAAAAGCTTTGACAGATATGGGCTTTGAGGTATTAGCTATTGACTCGAACGAACAGCGAGTACAAGAAGTCGTTAATTTTGTAACTCATGCAGTATCCGCTGATTCAACGGATGAGGAAGCGCTTCGAGCGCTCGGTATTCGGAATTTTGATGTTGTCGTCGTTGCGATAGGACAAGACATTCAGTCCAGCATTTTGACGACGCTCATTTTGAAGGATTTAGGCGTAAAAACGTTAATCGTCAAAGCTCAAAACGAGCTTCATGGTAAAGTTGTAGGCAAAATTGGTGCCGATAAGGTCGTTTTTCCCGAACGGGATATGGGCCTGCGCGTTGCGCATCATCTTGTGTCGCCTAACATTCTCGATTATATCGAGATATCAGACGATTATAGCATCATTGAAATTAAAGCTCCCGAGCCAATGATTGGACAAAGCTTGAAGAAGCTCGATATAAGGGCGAAGTATAAATGTAATGTTATGGCTATCAAAACAGGCTCTACAATGAACATCGCTCCATATGCGGACGATTTAATTGGCAGGGACGATATTCTTGTTATTGTAGGTAAAAACTCAGATCTAACAAATTTAGAAATTGCATATTCGGAAGGTTAAATCAAACTATGAATGAAAATTTTGATTCTTTGCTATCATCTGTACAAAATGACAGAGTCAAGCAGTGGGCATCGCTGCTAGACAAAAAATACCGTGATCGCAGCGGCCAATTCCTAATTGAAGGCGTTCATCTCGTATTGGAAGCGCTGAGAGGAACAGCAAAAGTTACGACGATAGTTTATGATGCAGAACGCGGTATTCCCGCAGAGCTTAAGCTGGAGCGAGAAACGAATGATACGGAGGCAACACTCGGTTTAGAGTGGGTTCAAGCTTCACGATCGGTCATGTCAAAATGCACAGGAACGGATACGCCTCCACCTGTATTTGCTATTTTGTCAAAGCTGTCCGTACATAAAGAGGCATTATATCGCAAAAACGGGCTTGTCGTTGTGCTTGACGGCGTACGAGATCCTGGAAATGCGGGAACGATCATCCGCAGCGCGGATGCGGTTGGCGCAGATGCTGTTATTTTGGGCAAAGGCTGCGTGGACCTCTACAATCCGAAAACCGTAAGATCTACGATGGGTTCTTTATTCCATCTGCCTATTATAGAAGCGGATTTAAAAGAACTTCTGCCCGAAGCGAAAGAAAAAGGCATGAAGCTTATTGGGACAAGCCTACAAGCAGAGCATACCTGCTATGGCTACGACTGGACACAGTCAACATGGCTGCTGATGGGCAGCGAATCAGAAGGACTGTGTCCTGAAGTTCGCGCGCTCGTGGATGAATCGGTCATTATTCCGATGGTTGGACAAGCAGAGTCGTTAAATGTAGCGATGGCAGCAACGGTTTTGCTGTATGAAAGCTTGCGTCAGCGGGCTTATAACAAATAAATATCGAAATCAAAAAAAGGCTGTTACAAGGTTATTACCTTGTGACAGCCTCTCGTTTTTCACGCTAGCTTATTGGATAACTCCGCAAGCGATACGATTACCAGAATTTCCGGATGGATCGGTAACATAATCATCTTCTTTTTCATGGATGATAATGGATGTGCCGCCGTCCTTTAATAAGGAATTTGGTTTGCCTTTCAAGAGCGTCACATCGCTGCTTACGATATCAGCCTTCACTTTGCCATCGGCATCTACCGTAATATTGGGGAGGTCACCGTTATGGTAGCCTTTTGGATTGTTAAAGCCATGCTGCTTATTCACTGGATTGAAATGAGCTTCAGCCGTTTTGAAATCAGGAGTATCGCATTTGCCCACGCTGTGAAAGTGAATACCATGCTTGCCTGGAGCAAGCTTCTCCGCTTCAATGTGCAAATATACTTTGTCAGCTTTTTGGGTGAGCTGAGCTGATCCAATATGTTGGCCTTCGCTGTTAATTATAGTGACAAGTACTCCAGCAGGTTCAGCATTTGGATTTGGATGTGCTAATACAATTCCAAATGTTTGGGTCAGGAATAGCAAACAGACTAACATAGATATTTTTCTCATCGTATTCTCCCATTCATCTTGTTTTTGTTTTGACCGCATAGAAAACGGCAATATGCTTATAGTGTGCAAAACGATTACTTTTATACATAAAAATCCAGCTGGAGGAATGAGTATGAATATTAGAAGGTTCCTTGAAGAGGATATTAGTGAGGTTGTTTCCCTATTCTATGAAACGGTGCATGAAGTAAACAAACAACATTATTCAAAAGATCAGCTTAACGCTTGGGCTCCACAAGATGAGACAGACCAAAAAATCAAAGCTTGGAAGGAATCCATGGTTCGAAATATTACTTTTATCGCTGAGAACAGCGGTCAAATTGTAGGATTTGCTGACATGACCTATGGAGGGGAACTGGATCGAATGTATGTCCATAAGGATTATCAGAGAAGAGGCGTAGCTTCAGCCCTATTGAAAAAACTTGAAGCTGAAGCTGGTCGACTAGGGGTAAATGAGATAAAAACAGATGCGAGCATAACAGCAAAACCATTTTTTGAACGTCATGAGTACCGGGAAGTTGAGTCGCAAGTCGTGGAACGGAGAGGTGTGAAATTAAACAATTTTAAAATGATCAAAAAGCTTTAAAAATACTCATACGAAGAAGAATACTATGTAGCCGCTGTGTTTGTCGCTTCCTTCTGAATGCTATGAACACCCATCACAACTGCAATAAGCTCATAGTCTATACTTCCAGCAGAGGCTCCATTTGCATCCATAATCGTTGTTTCACCAGCATTAAAGAAGTTGTCTTTAAAATAAAGCTCCACTTGAATACCACCTTTCTGTTTAAGAATAAGAAATGTCCGGCTAGCCAAATATATTTTTTACAAACGGAGTTATGGGCATATCTATTAAATCACACATAGGAATCCACTTTGCGCCTAACGAGTCTTGACCATCGCCATCCGTTCTTAAATTAAATGTATCATCTACTAGTTTTACATCATAAATAATGCCGATATGGTGCATCTCTTCTAATTTATCCGCTTTAAATGGCCAGATCAGCGTATATGACATTGTCGTTTTGATGGTGC from Paenibacillus sp. FSL K6-3182 carries:
- a CDS encoding superoxide dismutase family protein, translating into MRKISMLVCLLFLTQTFGIVLAHPNPNAEPAGVLVTIINSEGQHIGSAQLTQKADKVYLHIEAEKLAPGKHGIHFHSVGKCDTPDFKTAEAHFNPVNKQHGFNNPKGYHNGDLPNITVDADGKVKADIVSSDVTLLKGKPNSLLKDGGTSIIIHEKEDDYVTDPSGNSGNRIACGVIQ
- a CDS encoding GNAT family N-acetyltransferase, which gives rise to MNIRRFLEEDISEVVSLFYETVHEVNKQHYSKDQLNAWAPQDETDQKIKAWKESMVRNITFIAENSGQIVGFADMTYGGELDRMYVHKDYQRRGVASALLKKLEAEAGRLGVNEIKTDASITAKPFFERHEYREVESQVVERRGVKLNNFKMIKKL
- a CDS encoding glycine betaine ABC transporter substrate-binding protein: MKFNKMSVIVAAVMTMALVAGCSSNNEGAKKKVTLAYVAWDSEIASTYVVKEVLEQKLNYKVDMMQVDAGPMWAGISDGSADAMVAAWLPTTHASYIEKYKGKFDDLGPNLEGTKIGLVVPKYMDVNSIDELNDAVGAEVDHTIIGIEPGAGLMMSTEKVLDQYNLRDKWKLLESSSAAMTQQLEKAYANKEPIVVTGWTPHWMFAKMELKYLADPKNVYGGDEQIHTIARQGLKDDLPEAYAFLDQFNWTPDDMASVMIKIQEGETPEAAAKAWVEQNPDKVAAWIK
- the sspI gene encoding small acid-soluble spore protein SspI, which produces MKEIDLRQAIVMRVQDNSAKDLSEVIEDSIGADERALPGLGVLFEMIWQQSTELEQERMVDSLYRHLHHSEHANPSQ
- a CDS encoding proline/glycine betaine ABC transporter permease, which produces MNLPKIPLADWIEWLEAWFEAHFDPFFKLIRTVVGETVNGLDVALNWFPALVLILIFTILAWLIGKWKMGIFTLIGLLIIENLGLWSQTMQTLALVLTAAFISVLIGVPIGILCARYTNFQKIITPLLDLMQTMPAFVYLLPAVTFFSLGVVPGVISSIIFAIPPTIRLTNLGIRQVPAELVEAADAFGSTPTQKLFKLQLPIAMPTIMAGINQTIMLSLSMVVIASMIGAQGVGAYVYRAVTQGNTGVGFEAGLAIVILAIILDRLTQQIIRKSKTT
- a CDS encoding glycine betaine/L-proline ABC transporter ATP-binding protein; translation: MAIIEAKRLTKIFGTDPKKAIPLLDKGWSKEKIFAETKLTVGVNQANFSIEEGQIFVIMGLSGSGKSTLVRLLNRLIEPTLGQVLFNGTDVLKMSPEQLRQFRRKNVGMVFQKFALFPHRTVIQNIEYGLEVQGIDKKKRREMAMHSLELVGLKGWADSYPDQLSGGMQQRVGLARGLANDPDVLLMDEAFGALDPLIRKDMQDELLELQSKMKKTIVFITHDLNEALRIGDQIALMKDGSIVQIGSPEEILMQPANKYVERFVEDVDLSKVFTASHVMIKPETITIEKGPRVALQFMRDRGVSSLYVVDKGMRLLGVITAEEAANAIKNGQKLEDAMERDAPFAQPDTLLNELFELMSNSKFPISIIDANGRLKGIVIKGAVLAALAGNSVLEAGERIEST
- a CDS encoding TrkA family potassium uptake protein, whose translation is MVYCLNNCSNHPRKEDYVSMAKKQYAVIGMGRFGSSIAKALTDMGFEVLAIDSNEQRVQEVVNFVTHAVSADSTDEEALRALGIRNFDVVVVAIGQDIQSSILTTLILKDLGVKTLIVKAQNELHGKVVGKIGADKVVFPERDMGLRVAHHLVSPNILDYIEISDDYSIIEIKAPEPMIGQSLKKLDIRAKYKCNVMAIKTGSTMNIAPYADDLIGRDDILVIVGKNSDLTNLEIAYSEG
- a CDS encoding RNA methyltransferase; translated protein: MNENFDSLLSSVQNDRVKQWASLLDKKYRDRSGQFLIEGVHLVLEALRGTAKVTTIVYDAERGIPAELKLERETNDTEATLGLEWVQASRSVMSKCTGTDTPPPVFAILSKLSVHKEALYRKNGLVVVLDGVRDPGNAGTIIRSADAVGADAVILGKGCVDLYNPKTVRSTMGSLFHLPIIEADLKELLPEAKEKGMKLIGTSLQAEHTCYGYDWTQSTWLLMGSESEGLCPEVRALVDESVIIPMVGQAESLNVAMAATVLLYESLRQRAYNK
- a CDS encoding alpha-D-ribose 1-methylphosphonate 5-triphosphate diphosphatase; translated protein: MDNRLRASTEPMIITNGKIVLPGQMADGAIAIIDGRITAVLHDELAISNWIKLHPQSINIDAKQQYILPGLIDIHCDAIEKEVQPRPNTLFPLDMALLEFERKLPVHGITTMYHSLSLGVGLSLRGDHLLTGMIEHINSYRNKRSMIRNRIHLRFEVSHLAGMPIIERFLNEKAIDYLSFMDHSPGQGQYREPGSFERYVMKNQGVGVVEVRAIVDNLIQQRQLVNGDHLKNLSKLAAEAGIAVASHDDDSVEKVDESLDFGVSVCEFPINMVTAKYASKRGLHVCVGAPNVVRGASHDNNLKAVDAIAAGAAHILCSDYHPSSMLAAVFKLADEGIAALPAAVRMVSLHPAQALGVDGDIGSIELGKAADLIIVDRYDGLPWVTATIIGGQIVYSAAVRY
- a CDS encoding GbsR/MarR family transcriptional regulator; the encoded protein is MNELAALTDEQLTKLHKARRRVIESIGENMDLYGITLSIGHLYGNMYFNREPVTLDEMSQTMGMSKTSMSTGMRTLHDLKMINKVWGKGSRKDLYEVEPNWHQNFTDYFSIKWRKAVEQNMSALNRSMKEIDALKLQYESEQAFLDVLDNDTQKIDEALKYYKWLDRLIDSFENGDIYKLIPLEE
- a CDS encoding NUDIX hydrolase translates to MDRFTHLGVYGILKKDDKVLLIKKGRGPHTGKWDFPGGSIEFGEEPYQTLIREFKEETGITALTGTIKTTMSYTLIWPFKADKLEEMHHIGIIYDVKLVDDTFNLRTDGDGQDSLGAKWIPMCDLIDMPITPFVKNIFG